The Zavarzinia compransoris sequence CGAGCCGACGACGCCGGCAAGGTTCAGCAGCAGGCCGAAGGTGATCGGCAGCTTCACCACCGGCGGCTGCCCGGAATGGATGTGATAGACCGGGTTTTCCAGTTGCTTCGCCGGCTCCTGGCCGGGATAGGCGGCCAGATGGTCGAGATAGTCGTCGACCTGGCGCGGGATGACGTCGAAATAGAGCCGCTTGGCCGTCTTCGGCTGGCTGTACATGAACAGCGACAGGCTTTCCGGGCTGGCATAGGTCAGCCATTCCTCGATCGTCAGGCCGTTGCCCTTCGACTTCGAGATCTTCTGGCCCTTGTCGTCCAGGAACAGTTCGTAGTTGAAGCCGTCCGGCGGCAGGCCGCCCAGGGCCCGGCAGATCTTGCTGGACGTCTTCACATTGTCGATATGGTCTTTCCCCGACATTTCGTAATCGACGCCGAGGGCGGCCCAGCGCAGCGCCCAGTCCGGCTTCCACTGCGCCTTGCAGCCGCCGCCGGTCACCGGCGTCTCGAAGCTCTCGCCGGTCGCGGGGTCGGTCCAGCGGATCAGGCCCTTGGCGGTGTCGCGCCCCTCGATCGGCACCTGCATGACGGCGCCGGTCTTCGGGTGCACGGGCAGGAACGGGGCATAGGTCTGGCGCCGCTCGTCGCGCAGGGTCGGCAGCATGATGGCCATGACCTCGTCATAGACATCGAGCATGCGCAGCAGCATGGCGTCGAGCCTGCCCTCGGCATAATAGTCGGTGGCCGAGGCGAATTCGTATTCGAAGCCGAAGCGGTCCAGGAACGAGCGCAGCATGGCATTGTTGTGATGGCCGAAGCTGTCGAACTTGTGGAACGGGTCCGGCACCTTGGTCAGCGGCTTGCCCAGGTTGGCGCGCAGCAGGGCCTGCTCGGGCACGTTTTCCGGCACCTTGCGCATGCCGTCCATGTCGTCCGAGAAGCACAGCAGCTTCGAGGGGATCTTGCCGTCGGTCAGGATGTGGAAGGCATAGCGCACCATGGTGGTGCGCGAAACCTCGCCGAAAGTGCCGATATGCGGCAGGCCCGAGGGGCCGTAGCCGGTCTCGAACAGGATATAGCCCTTGTCGAGCACTTCCGGTTTTTTCTCGATCCGCGCCAGCAGTTTCCGTGCCTCCTCGAAGGGCCAGGCACGGGCTTTCAGGGCAAGCTCGCGGATCTCGCTCGACATCTCTCGACAACTCCTTTGGCGTGCAGCGCCTTCGCTGCGCGTCCGTTCCTAAGCGTGCGCAGGGCTTTCGTCAATTCAATGGCGACGCATGGGCGCCACCCGCCCGGGCGGGTGCGGCGCGCGACGGGGCCATCGGGCGATCCTCACCGCTCGTCGTCATAAAGCCCCGCGCGCGTCCAGGGGCCGACGTTGGCGACAGGCTGATGCTCGAGACGCGACAGCAATGCTGCCCGCGCCGCCGATGCGGTGCTGTCGCTCCCGTCTGCGGGGACGATGCGCGCGACAGGCCGCCCGCGCTCGCCGTGCGGAATGCCGTCGGCATCCGCTGTGGAGATGGTTTTTCCCATGGCTGCCTACAGTATTGGGAACCATGCGCTTCGCAAGCGCGGAGGCGCCGGGGTTCATAATCCCTGGCGGGGGGGCGGGGGCGCTCTATCATCGCCGGATGGCCGAATCGTCCTCCCTTGCCGTCGCCCTGCCGCAGCTCGACCTGCCGGCCCTTGCCGTCGGCGTCGGCAAGGCGGTGGTGGTGCGCCCGACCGGCGAGATCGAGGACCTGTCCCTGCGCGATGCCGCCCTGGTCGCCGATTCCGGGCAATTGCTGGTCGCCCATGCGCCGCTGACGGCGCGGCGCCTGGGGGTGACGGCGCTCAGGGCCTTCGACGTCCTCGAACTTTTCGCCTTCGTCCGGCCGGCGCAATTCTGCCTGCCCAGTGCCGCCGGCCTCGCCCGGCTGTTCGGCCTGGACGAGCCGCGCGACCTCGCGGACGAGGCCATGGTCCTGCCCGAGGTGGCGATGGCCCTGCTGCGCGAATTGCGCCAGGCCCGCGACGGCGCGGAGGCGGCGCGCATCGCCTTCACCATGGGGCGGGGCGGCTGGGCCTGGGCGCCCCTGGTGCTGGCGGCGCTGGGCCGGGCGGATGGGGGCGAGGGCCGGGGCTCGGGCCTCGACGTCTGGAACCGCCTGCCGGAATGGGAGGAGCCGGCGCCGCCGCCGCCGCCCCTCGGCCTGCCGGTCTCGGCCGAGGAGGCGCGGGCGGCCCTGGCCGCGATCAAGGGCCCGGACGCCGAGGAACGCCCGGCCCAGGGCGACTATGCCGCCACCGTGGCCGAGGCGTTCGGCCTCCGCGACATGGCGGGCATGCCCCGCGTCGTGCTGGCCGAGGCGGGCACGGGCATCGGCAAGACTCTCGGCTATATCGCGCCGGCGGCGGTCTGGGCGCGGAAGAACAAGGCGGCGGTCTGGCTTTCGACCTATACCAAGAACCTGCAACGGCAATTGGACCGGGAATTGTCCCGCCTCTACCCCGATCCGGCGGAAAAGGCCCGGCGGGCGGTGATCCGCAAGGGCCGGGAGAATTACCTCTGCCTGCTCAACCTCGAAGAGGTCGCGGGGCCGGGCGGGGTGGCCCCGGGGGCGAGCGCCATTGCCATCGGCCTCGTCGTCCGCTGGGCCCGCCACAGCCGCGACGGCGACATGGTGGGCGGCGATTTCCCGACCTGGGCGATCGAACTGCTGGCCGGCGCCCGCCTGGGCGCGCTGACCGACCGGCGCGGCGAATGCATCCATTCCGCCTGCCCGCATTTCCGCAAGTGTTTCATCGAACGCGCCCGGGCGCGGGCCAAGACGGCGGAAATCGTCGTCGCCAACCATGCCCTGGTGATGATCCAGGCGGCCCTGGCGGGCGAGGCGCGCGACCTGCCGTCGCGCTATGTCTTCGACGAGGGGCATCAGGTCTTCGATGCCGCCGACAGCGCCTTTTCCGCCCGGCTGACCGGGGCGGAGACGGCGGAACTGCGCCGCTGGCTGCGCGGGGCCGAGGCCGGCCATCGCCGCGCCGGCCGCGGCCGCGGGCTGGAGCGGCGGATCGGCGACCTGATCGCCGGCGACGAGGCCGCCGAGACCGCCCTCCAGGCGGTGCGCCGCGCCGCCGCCAGCCTGCCGGGCGAGGGCTGGACGGCGCGGATCGCCGGGGGCAGCGCCGCCGGCCCGGTCGAAGCCTTCCTGGCCGAGGCCCGCCGCTTCGTCACCGCCCGGGCGATCGACCAGCGCGGCGGCTTCGCCCTGGAAGCCCCGGCGATCGAGCCGGCCCCGGACCTGCTGGAGGCCGCCCGGACGGTCGACGGCGTGCTGCGCAGCCTGGCGGAGCCGGCGGCGGCCCTGAAGGCCCGCCTGGCCGAACGGCTGGACAAGGACGCGGAAGACCTGGACACGCCCACCCGGCAGCGCCTGGAAGCCGGGATCCGCAGCCTGGACCGGCGCCTGTCGCAGCCGGTGACCGCCTGGCGCGCCATGCTGCGCACCCTGGAGACGGTCGCCGATGGGCCGGAACCCGTGCCGGCCCCCTTCGTCGACTGGCTGGCGATCGAGCGCGACCGCGGGCGGGAGGTCGATGTCGGCCTCCATCGCCATTGGCTGGACCCGACGGTGCCCCTGACCGGCGCCCTGCTGGAACGGGCCCACGGCGTCCTCGTGACCTCGGCGACCCTGCGCGACAGCAACCCCCAGCTGGCCGACGACTGGCAGGCGGCGGAGGCGCGGACCGGCGCCGGCCACCTGATCCTGCCGGCGAAACGGGCCAGTTTCGCCTCGCCCTTCGATTATGCCGAACAGTCGCGGGTCCTGATCGTCAACGATGTCCGCCGCGACGAGGCGGACGAGGTCGCGGCCGCCTACCGCAGCCTGTTCCTGGCGGCGCGGGGCGGCGGGCTCGGCCTGTTCACCGCGGTCGAGCGGCTGCGCCGGGTCCATGCCCGGATCGAGCGGCCGCTGGATGCGGCGGGGATCCGGCTCTATGCCCAGCATGTCGATCCGATGGATGTCGGCACCCTGGTCGACCTGTTCCGGGCGGAGGAGAATGCCTGCCTCCTCGGCACCGATGCGGTCCGGGACGGGGTCGACGTGCCGGGGCGGGCGCTTCGCCTCATCGTCTTCGACCGGGTGCCCTGGCCGCGCCCCAGCCTGTTGCACCGCGCCCGGCGCGAAGCCTTCGGCGGTGCCGCCTATGACGACATGCTGGTGCGCTTCCGCCTGCGCCAGGCCTTCGGCCGGCTGATCCGCCAGGCGGGCGACCGGGGCGTCTTCGTCCTGCTCGACGCCATGACGCCGACCCGCCTGCTGCCCGCCTTTCCACCGGGGGTGACGGTCGGCCGGGTCGGCCTGGCCGAGGCGGTTACCACCGTCCGCGCTTTCCTGGCCGAATGACCGCCTTGCCGAGCCGGCGGCGATCCTCTATTCCTGCCGGCCGACAGAAATAGGACAAAACGGGCATGACCGAACGCATCAGCCACCATGACGCCCTGATCTGGGTGATGGTCTGTGTCGCCGCCTCGGACGGCGACATGACGGACGGCGAGCTTCACGCCATCGGCGAGATCGTGAAGACCCTGCCGGTGTTTCGCGGCTACGACGTCAACCGGCTGCCCGATTCCGCCCGCGCCTGCGGTGCCATGCTGCATGCGCCGAAGGGGCTCGAGGAAGTGATGCGCATGATCGGCCTCGGCCTGCCGGCCGAACTGCACGACACTGCCTATGCCCTCGCCTGCGAACTGGCGGCGGTCGACAGCAAGCTGGACCTGACCGAGGCCCGCCTGCTGCAACTCGTCCGCGCCGGCCTCAAGGTCGACCGCCTGACCACGGTCGCCATCGAGCGCGCGGTCCAGGCCCGCTATCGCCGCGCCTGAGCCCTACGAGGCCGGGCCGATCCGGGGGTAGCGCCGCTCCAGGGCGGTGACGATCAATTGCTTCAGGCTTGAAACCGGGTCGCTGCGGTCGACGATGCCGACCACCCGCCGGCGCACCACCGGCGGGATATCGACCGGCTCCGGTTCGCTGAGCATGACCACCGGCGCCCGCGAGCCCAGCCGCGCCGCCGCCTCGACCACCCGCAGCGACTCCCAACCGCGCAGGTCGCCGTCGATGATGATGACGTCGGGGCGGCCTTCCAGGATACGCCGCATGGCCGAGTAGCCGTTGGGGGCCGAATCCGTCTCGAATCCCCAAGATGTAATATAGTCTTTTAATGCCGGGAGGTTCGCCGCATCGTCGTAGACGATGAGTATTTTCGGCCTTTCCTGAAGTATTTTAAGGATTTTCTCCATTATTCTTGGCTTTCGTGCGCAGTGCGGTGCTTGGTGCCCGGGATGGTGCTCCCCATGTTTATTTATCGATTTCGTTACGTTTTTTTCGCATCGCGCGAAAGATAGGTCAAACGTCAAAATAACCAACATCTGGTCGTTTTGGCGATAAGCGCGGCCATTCCTCCCCCGATCGGCGGGCGGGAGGACTGCGCGGAAGCGATGTCGGCAGGGGGCGGCGGCATTGCTGCCTGGGGCCCGGGCCCGCCGAGGCGGGGCCCGGGCCGGGGCAATGTCAGCGGTTCGGCTGCGGCGTGACGCGCAGGTAGGGCTTCAGCGCCTTATAGCCCTTGGGGAACTTCTGGGCGATCACGGCCGGGTCCTGGAGTGAGGGGACGATGATGACATCGTCGCCGTCTTTCCAGTTCACCGGCGTCGCCACCGAATAGCCGTCGGTCAGTTGCAGCGAGTCGATGACGCGCAGGATTTCGTCGAAATTCCGCCCGGTCGAGGCCGGATAGGTCAGCGACAGGCGCAGCTTCTTGTTCGGATCGATGATGAAGACCGAACGCACCGTCAGCGTGTCGTTCGCATTCGGGTGGATCATGTCGTAGAGATCCGAGACCTTGCGGTCGGTATCGGCCAGGATCGGGTAATTGATCGCCGTTCCTTGGGTTTCGGCGATGTCGCCGACCCAGTTCTTGTGGCTTTCGGCCGAATCCACCGACAGCGCCAGGACCTTGACGTTCCGCTTGTCGAACTCGGGCTTCAGCTTCGCCGTATAGCCCAGTTCGGTGGTGCAGACCGGGGTGAAGTCCTTGGGGTGGGAGAACAGGATGCCCCAGCTCGATCCCAGCCAGTCGTGGAACTGGATCGGGCCTTCGGTCGAGTCCTGCGTGAAATCCGGAACGATGTCGCCAAGCCTGAGAGTCATCTCAATGCCTCCAATTGCGCATAGGGTGCGCCGAGGCGGCGCGCCGCAGGCAACAGGAGAAGCAATTTACACGGGGAAGTTCAAGCGGAAATAAATGAACAAATATTATACGTTCTTTATGCGGCGCCGCAGCCGCTAATCTGGGGCGAGTTGCCGCCAGTGTGCGGCATGATTCCCGAGGCCCAATTGAAGACCATTATTCTGCTGCGTCACGCCAAATCGAGCTGGGACGACCCGTCGATGGAGGACCGCGACCGTCCGCTCAACCAGCGGGGCGAGCGGGCGGCCGGTCTCGTCGCCGCCTTCCTGCGGCACGAAGGGCTGCTGCCCGAGATCATCCTGTGTTCGAGCGCGCTCCGCACGCGGGAAACCCTGGCCCGGGTGCAGGCCGTGATCGGCGACGATACCCCGGCCCTGATCGAGGACGAGCTTTATCTCGCCTCGGCCGCGAAGCTGCTGGAACGGCTGCGCTGCCTGGGCGATGATGCCGCCAGCGTCCTCCTGATCGGGCACAATCCCGGGCTCGAGGATCTGGCCGCGACCTTGATCGAGCCGCGGGGCAGTGCGCTCGAGGAAAAGATGGCGGTGAAGTTTCCGACCGCCGGCCTTGCCGTGATCCGGGCCGATGCCGGGACCTGGGCGGCGCTGAAGCGCCGCAGCGGCCGTCTCGACCTGTTCGTCATTCCGAAGGATCTCGTCTGATGAGCGCGGAAATCGAACTGAAGCTGGCGGTCGCGGCCGAGGATCTGCCGCGCTTGCGCCGCCTGCCGGTGCTCGCCCGCGGCAATCTGGGCTCGGTGCAGAACCGGACCCTGAAATCGACCTATTTCGACACGCCGGAGCGCAGCCTGGCCGCCGCCAAGATCACCCTTCGGGTGCGCGAGGACGGGCGCCGCCGGCTGCATTGCGTGAAGGTCCCGGTCAAGAGCCTGGCCGGCCTTGCCACCCGCCGCGAGTGGGAAGTGGAAAGCCGCGGCCTGGTGCCCGATTTCTCGGTCTTCCCGGTTGGCACGGTCGATACGGTGCTGGATACCCGCACCCTCGGCCCCGACCGGATCGAGGCGGTGTTCGAGACCGATTTCCGCCGCACCCTGCGCCGCCTGCCGCTCGGCACCGGCGGCGAGGTCGAGGTGGCGGTCGACGAGGGCGTGATCCGGGCCCCCGGCAAGGGCGAGATTCCGATTTCGGAACTGGAGTTCGAGCTGAAGGCGGGCGATCCCGCCGATCTCTTCGCCCTGGCGCTTGCGGTCGCCG is a genomic window containing:
- a CDS encoding lysine--tRNA ligase, producing the protein MSSEIRELALKARAWPFEEARKLLARIEKKPEVLDKGYILFETGYGPSGLPHIGTFGEVSRTTMVRYAFHILTDGKIPSKLLCFSDDMDGMRKVPENVPEQALLRANLGKPLTKVPDPFHKFDSFGHHNNAMLRSFLDRFGFEYEFASATDYYAEGRLDAMLLRMLDVYDEVMAIMLPTLRDERRQTYAPFLPVHPKTGAVMQVPIEGRDTAKGLIRWTDPATGESFETPVTGGGCKAQWKPDWALRWAALGVDYEMSGKDHIDNVKTSSKICRALGGLPPDGFNYELFLDDKGQKISKSKGNGLTIEEWLTYASPESLSLFMYSQPKTAKRLYFDVIPRQVDDYLDHLAAYPGQEPAKQLENPVYHIHSGQPPVVKLPITFGLLLNLAGVVGSEDKAVLWGFIGRYAPGATPENQPVLDDLVGHAIAYYRDYEKPTRQFRLPTEVERAALEELAAWLETNPADQSAEALQTEVFEIGKRHPFPSLRDWFKANYEVLFGQPQGPRMGSFIALFGVANTAKLIRQGLAGDLATA
- a CDS encoding type II toxin-antitoxin system prevent-host-death family antitoxin codes for the protein MGKTISTADADGIPHGERGRPVARIVPADGSDSTASAARAALLSRLEHQPVANVGPWTRAGLYDDER
- a CDS encoding ATP-dependent DNA helicase, whose translation is MAESSSLAVALPQLDLPALAVGVGKAVVVRPTGEIEDLSLRDAALVADSGQLLVAHAPLTARRLGVTALRAFDVLELFAFVRPAQFCLPSAAGLARLFGLDEPRDLADEAMVLPEVAMALLRELRQARDGAEAARIAFTMGRGGWAWAPLVLAALGRADGGEGRGSGLDVWNRLPEWEEPAPPPPPLGLPVSAEEARAALAAIKGPDAEERPAQGDYAATVAEAFGLRDMAGMPRVVLAEAGTGIGKTLGYIAPAAVWARKNKAAVWLSTYTKNLQRQLDRELSRLYPDPAEKARRAVIRKGRENYLCLLNLEEVAGPGGVAPGASAIAIGLVVRWARHSRDGDMVGGDFPTWAIELLAGARLGALTDRRGECIHSACPHFRKCFIERARARAKTAEIVVANHALVMIQAALAGEARDLPSRYVFDEGHQVFDAADSAFSARLTGAETAELRRWLRGAEAGHRRAGRGRGLERRIGDLIAGDEAAETALQAVRRAAASLPGEGWTARIAGGSAAGPVEAFLAEARRFVTARAIDQRGGFALEAPAIEPAPDLLEAARTVDGVLRSLAEPAAALKARLAERLDKDAEDLDTPTRQRLEAGIRSLDRRLSQPVTAWRAMLRTLETVADGPEPVPAPFVDWLAIERDRGREVDVGLHRHWLDPTVPLTGALLERAHGVLVTSATLRDSNPQLADDWQAAEARTGAGHLILPAKRASFASPFDYAEQSRVLIVNDVRRDEADEVAAAYRSLFLAARGGGLGLFTAVERLRRVHARIERPLDAAGIRLYAQHVDPMDVGTLVDLFRAEENACLLGTDAVRDGVDVPGRALRLIVFDRVPWPRPSLLHRARREAFGGAAYDDMLVRFRLRQAFGRLIRQAGDRGVFVLLDAMTPTRLLPAFPPGVTVGRVGLAEAVTTVRAFLAE
- a CDS encoding tellurite resistance TerB family protein — translated: MTERISHHDALIWVMVCVAASDGDMTDGELHAIGEIVKTLPVFRGYDVNRLPDSARACGAMLHAPKGLEEVMRMIGLGLPAELHDTAYALACELAAVDSKLDLTEARLLQLVRAGLKVDRLTTVAIERAVQARYRRA
- a CDS encoding response regulator transcription factor, with the translated sequence MLVILTFDLSFARCEKNVTKSINKHGEHHPGHQAPHCARKPRIMEKILKILQERPKILIVYDDAANLPALKDYITSWGFETDSAPNGYSAMRRILEGRPDVIIIDGDLRGWESLRVVEAAARLGSRAPVVMLSEPEPVDIPPVVRRRVVGIVDRSDPVSSLKQLIVTALERRYPRIGPAS
- a CDS encoding peroxiredoxin, giving the protein MTLRLGDIVPDFTQDSTEGPIQFHDWLGSSWGILFSHPKDFTPVCTTELGYTAKLKPEFDKRNVKVLALSVDSAESHKNWVGDIAETQGTAINYPILADTDRKVSDLYDMIHPNANDTLTVRSVFIIDPNKKLRLSLTYPASTGRNFDEILRVIDSLQLTDGYSVATPVNWKDGDDVIIVPSLQDPAVIAQKFPKGYKALKPYLRVTPQPNR
- a CDS encoding SixA phosphatase family protein, yielding MKTIILLRHAKSSWDDPSMEDRDRPLNQRGERAAGLVAAFLRHEGLLPEIILCSSALRTRETLARVQAVIGDDTPALIEDELYLASAAKLLERLRCLGDDAASVLLIGHNPGLEDLAATLIEPRGSALEEKMAVKFPTAGLAVIRADAGTWAALKRRSGRLDLFVIPKDLV